The Bacillota bacterium genome includes the window GGCGTGCACGCCTCTTCTAGCGACTTCGGCCGTCGCTCGGCGAGGTGACGGCCTGCGGCGCCTGGCGCAACAGGTGCCAGAACAGGAGCGCCACGCCGGAAACGATGGCCGTATCGGCCAGATTGAAGACCGGCCACACCCCTACGTCGATGAAGTCCAGCACCGCCCCGTTGCGAAGCCGGTCTATCAGATTGCCGGCAGCGCCGCCCGCTGCGAGGCCGATCCCGGCCAGTGCCCACTGGCTCCTGGGCCTCTCGAAGCGGGTGGCCAGAACCCCCGCCAGCACCAGCACGCTGGCCGTTGCAAACACGAAAAGCTCGTAGCGCCCCTCGAACAACCCGAAAGCCGCCCCGGGGTTGGTGACGTGCGTCAGGCGGACCAAGCGGCCCACGAGATCGATGGACTCGCCCGGCGGGATCCACCGGGCGATCGCCCATTTGGCCGCCTGGTCCACGGCGACCGCCCCCAGCGCCCAGGCGGCGGCGAGTGTTGGCCCGCGCTGCACGTTCTTCCTTCCGCTTCCTGAGAAGGTCCCGGCTATTCTACCACGGCGGTCCGGCCATCCAAAAGGGGCGGGGGACTGCGGCCGGGCCTACCAACCCCGGCGGTCCCCTTCTTCACCCGGGGCTTCCTCTTCTGCGCCTTCGGCCGGCCGCTGCCGGCGCCTTCCCGGGCCCGAGGGATCGGGGTAGACCGTGTCGGGATTGACCACCCCGCGGCCCGTCACGTCGGGGACGGACTCCACCTCGGTCACGGCGCCAGGGTCCTCGGTGTCGGCGCCCTCCCAGGTTTCGTCGTAGTCCACGGCCCCCGGGACGTCCTGCGGTGAGTTGGCGTTGCCATAGCGCGCAAGCGCCTGCCACATGTCACCCGGCGTGAGGCCCGTCTCGCCGCGG containing:
- the lspA gene encoding signal peptidase II, with amino-acid sequence MQRGPTLAAAWALGAVAVDQAAKWAIARWIPPGESIDLVGRLVRLTHVTNPGAAFGLFEGRYELFVFATASVLVLAGVLATRFERPRSQWALAGIGLAAGGAAGNLIDRLRNGAVLDFIDVGVWPVFNLADTAIVSGVALLFWHLLRQAPQAVTSPSDGRSR